The Streptomyces sp. NBC_01689 genome includes a window with the following:
- a CDS encoding Zn-dependent alcohol dehydrogenase: protein MVRAAVLPAVGAPLEIAEIDLPAPGPGQVRVRLAAAGVCHSDLSLSDGTMRVPVPAVLGHEGAGTVVSVGEGVTGIVPGAAVVLNWAPSCGRCHACSLGEVWLCADALTGAGNVYARRTSDGSDLHPGLNVAAFAEETVVAAGCVLPAPDGIPLTDAALLGCAVLTGYGAVHHSAAVRPGETVAVFGAGGVGLAALQAARIAGASRIVAVDVSSAKESLARAAGATDFVVASDTTAREIRALTGRQGVDVAVECVGRAVTIRAAWDSTRRGGRTTVVGIGGKDQQVTFNALEIFHWGRTLAGCVYGNCDPARDLPVLAEHVREGRLDLGMLVTERIGLEGIPGAFENMVAGKGGRAVVVL, encoded by the coding sequence ATGGTTCGCGCCGCCGTCCTTCCCGCCGTGGGCGCCCCGCTGGAGATCGCCGAGATCGACCTCCCCGCGCCGGGCCCGGGCCAGGTCCGCGTCCGGCTGGCCGCCGCCGGGGTCTGCCACTCCGACCTCTCGCTGTCCGACGGGACCATGCGGGTCCCGGTCCCCGCCGTGCTCGGCCACGAGGGCGCCGGGACCGTCGTCTCCGTCGGCGAGGGCGTGACGGGCATCGTCCCCGGTGCGGCCGTCGTCCTCAACTGGGCTCCCTCGTGCGGGAGATGCCACGCCTGCTCGCTGGGGGAGGTGTGGCTCTGCGCCGACGCGCTGACCGGCGCGGGGAACGTGTACGCACGGCGCACGTCCGACGGGAGCGACCTCCATCCCGGCCTGAACGTGGCCGCGTTCGCCGAGGAGACGGTGGTCGCCGCGGGGTGCGTGCTTCCGGCACCGGACGGCATCCCGCTCACCGACGCCGCCCTGCTCGGCTGCGCCGTCCTCACCGGCTACGGCGCCGTCCACCACTCCGCGGCGGTCCGGCCCGGCGAGACGGTCGCCGTGTTCGGGGCCGGCGGAGTGGGCCTCGCGGCGCTCCAGGCGGCGCGGATCGCGGGCGCGTCGAGGATCGTCGCCGTCGACGTCTCCTCCGCGAAGGAGTCACTCGCCCGCGCCGCGGGCGCCACGGACTTCGTCGTGGCCTCCGACACCACCGCCCGCGAGATCCGCGCCCTCACCGGCAGGCAGGGCGTCGACGTGGCCGTCGAGTGCGTCGGCCGCGCCGTGACGATCCGCGCCGCGTGGGACTCCACCCGGCGCGGCGGCCGCACCACGGTCGTCGGCATCGGCGGCAAGGACCAGCAGGTCACCTTCAACGCGCTGGAGATCTTCCACTGGGGGAGGACCCTGGCCGGGTGCGTGTACGGCAACTGCGACCCGGCGCGCGACCTGCCGGTGCTCGCCGAGCACGTACGGGAAGGACGGCTGGACCTGGGGATGCTGGTCACCGAGCGGATCGGGCTGGAGGGCATCCCTGGGGCGTTCGAGAACATGGTGGCCGGGAAGGGCGGACGGGCGGTGGTGGTCCTCTAG
- a CDS encoding DMT family transporter has protein sequence MMNASSPVPARRTELLAAGAATVTVVLWASAFVSIRSAGAAYSPGALALGRLLAGTVALGALCLVRREGLPPRAAWRGIALSGLLWFGFYMVVLNWGEQQVDAGTAALVVNIGPILIALLGSRLLGDPMPPRLLAGMAVSFAGAVSVGLSMSGRGGSSVLGVVLCLLAAGGYAAGVVAQKPALGRASVLQVTTFGCLVGAVACLPFAGQLVHEVADAPASATLNVLYLGVFPTALAFTTWAYALARTTASRMGATTYAVPALVVAMSWLFLDEVPGVVTLAGGALCLAGVAVSRSRPRAAGPARATVSPRPSERA, from the coding sequence ATGATGAACGCCTCCTCCCCCGTCCCCGCCCGCCGCACGGAGCTGCTCGCCGCGGGCGCGGCGACGGTGACCGTCGTGCTGTGGGCCTCCGCCTTCGTGTCGATCCGCAGCGCGGGCGCGGCGTACTCCCCCGGGGCACTGGCGCTGGGCCGGCTGCTGGCCGGCACCGTGGCGCTGGGCGCCCTCTGCCTGGTGCGGCGGGAGGGCCTGCCGCCACGCGCTGCCTGGCGTGGGATCGCGCTGTCCGGCCTGCTGTGGTTCGGCTTCTACATGGTGGTGCTGAACTGGGGCGAGCAGCAGGTGGACGCCGGCACGGCCGCGCTGGTCGTGAACATCGGCCCGATCCTGATCGCGCTGCTCGGTTCCCGGCTGCTGGGGGACCCCATGCCGCCGCGGCTGCTGGCCGGCATGGCGGTGTCGTTCGCCGGCGCGGTCTCGGTGGGGCTGTCGATGTCCGGACGGGGCGGTTCCTCGGTCCTCGGTGTGGTCCTGTGTCTGCTCGCGGCGGGCGGTTACGCGGCGGGCGTCGTCGCCCAGAAGCCGGCCCTCGGCCGGGCGAGCGTGCTCCAGGTCACCACCTTCGGGTGTCTGGTGGGCGCGGTCGCCTGCCTGCCGTTCGCGGGACAGCTGGTCCACGAAGTGGCGGACGCGCCCGCCTCCGCCACCCTGAACGTGCTCTACCTGGGTGTCTTCCCGACCGCGCTGGCCTTCACGACCTGGGCGTACGCCCTTGCCCGGACCACCGCGAGCCGGATGGGCGCGACCACGTACGCGGTCCCCGCGCTGGTCGTCGCGATGTCCTGGCTGTTCCTCGACGAGGTCCCGGGCGTGGTCACCCTGGCGGGCGGCGCCCTGTGCCTGGCCGGTGTCGCCGTGTCACGGTCCCGGCCGCGGGCCGCCGGTCCGGCGCGCGCGACGGTCTCCCCCCGCCCGTCGGAACGCGCCTGA
- a CDS encoding ArsR/SmtB family transcription factor — protein MSRRREPVAPGLAALAGMIADETRADFLLALLDGRAWTAGELARHAGVAPSTASEHLGRLVAGGLLAEERQGRHRYVRLADSRVAQLVEDLAARIAPAAGRPRSLREAGAGSAMARGRTCYDHLAGRLGIALTDALTRRGLLRQDTGFALTDAGLRWFDTAGITLDRTGRRPLSRACLDWTERRPHLAGTAGAALCRHALDARWCVRIGSERAVAVTPEGERAFAELLGVEPTALR, from the coding sequence ATGAGCAGACGGAGGGAGCCGGTCGCACCCGGACTGGCGGCGCTGGCCGGGATGATCGCCGACGAGACCCGCGCCGACTTCCTGCTCGCGCTGCTCGACGGCCGCGCCTGGACCGCCGGGGAGCTGGCCCGGCACGCCGGTGTCGCGCCGTCGACGGCCAGCGAACACCTCGGCAGACTGGTCGCGGGCGGCCTGCTCGCGGAGGAGCGGCAGGGCCGTCACCGCTACGTACGCCTGGCCGACAGCCGCGTCGCCCAGCTGGTGGAGGACCTCGCCGCCCGGATCGCGCCCGCCGCCGGGCGCCCCCGGTCGCTGCGGGAGGCCGGCGCGGGCTCGGCGATGGCCCGAGGGCGCACCTGCTACGACCATCTCGCCGGGCGGCTCGGGATCGCCCTCACCGACGCCCTCACCCGGCGCGGACTGCTCCGCCAGGACACCGGCTTCGCCTTGACCGACGCGGGACTTCGGTGGTTCGACACGGCCGGCATCACCCTGGACCGCACCGGCCGACGCCCCCTCAGCCGCGCCTGCCTGGACTGGACCGAGCGCCGCCCCCATCTCGCGGGGACCGCGGGCGCGGCCCTGTGCCGCCACGCCCTCGACGCCCGCTGGTGCGTGCGCATCGGATCGGAGCGTGCGGTCGCGGTCACCCCGGAGGGGGAGCGCGCCTTCGCCGAGCTCCTGGGCGTCGAACCGACGGCGCTGCGCTGA
- a CDS encoding TetR/AcrR family transcriptional regulator — MARPRKPLLSTDRIVETARALVDAEGLAALSTRRLAAELGVSGPSLYNHFRTKDQILEAVADSVSAQVDLTVFEDGRDWRTALHDWAVSYRSALRDHPNIVPVLARGPGRRPAGLRLADAVFGAMVGAGWPPAQATSIGALMRYFIMGSALGSFAGGFVDDETAYDPADYPHLGQAHLLAEQQEKVDERAFEVGLTALLDGLAQQFGRVGATE, encoded by the coding sequence ATGGCCCGACCGCGCAAGCCCCTCCTCAGCACCGACCGGATCGTCGAGACGGCGCGGGCCCTGGTGGACGCCGAGGGCCTGGCGGCCCTTTCCACGCGCCGGCTCGCCGCCGAACTGGGAGTGAGCGGACCGTCCCTCTACAACCACTTCCGCACCAAGGACCAGATCCTGGAGGCGGTCGCGGACTCCGTGAGCGCGCAGGTCGATCTCACGGTGTTCGAGGACGGACGGGACTGGCGCACCGCCCTGCACGACTGGGCTGTCTCCTACCGGAGCGCCCTGCGCGACCACCCGAACATCGTCCCGGTCCTCGCCCGCGGCCCCGGCCGCCGGCCCGCCGGGCTGCGCCTGGCCGACGCGGTCTTCGGCGCGATGGTGGGCGCCGGCTGGCCGCCCGCGCAGGCCACGTCCATCGGCGCCCTGATGCGGTACTTCATCATGGGCTCCGCCCTCGGCTCCTTCGCCGGCGGCTTCGTCGACGACGAGACCGCCTACGACCCCGCCGACTACCCCCATCTGGGCCAGGCGCATCTGCTCGCCGAGCAGCAGGAGAAGGTCGACGAGCGGGCGTTCGAAGTGGGGCTCACGGCGCTGCTGGACGGGTTGGCGCAGCAGTTCGGACGGGTGGGCGCGACGGAGTGA
- a CDS encoding acyl-CoA dehydrogenase family protein: MNLELSEEQTAVRQLAKDFVDREIAPHVVEWDRAEEVDRSLVKKLGEVGFLGLTVDEEYGGSGGDHLAYCLVTEELGRGDSSVRGIVSVSLGLVAKTIAHWGSEEQKRRWLPGLTSGTEVGCFGLTEPGTGSDAGHLTTRAVRDGDDYVINGTKMFITNGTWADVVLLFARSTDAPGHRGVTAFLVPTDTPGLTRHTVHGKLGLRGQATAELVLEDVRVPASAMLATEGKGFSVAMSALAKGRMSVAAGCVGIAQAALDAAVTYAAQREQFGKTIAHHQLVQELISDIAVDVDAARLLTWRVADLVDRGLPFATESSKAKLFASEAAVRAANNALQVFGGYGYIDEYPAGKLLRDARVMTLYEGTSQIQKLVIGRALTGVSAF, encoded by the coding sequence ATGAACCTGGAGCTCAGCGAGGAGCAGACCGCCGTCCGGCAGCTCGCCAAGGACTTCGTGGACCGCGAGATCGCCCCCCACGTCGTCGAGTGGGACCGCGCGGAGGAAGTCGACCGGTCCCTCGTCAAGAAGCTCGGCGAGGTCGGATTCCTCGGCCTCACGGTCGACGAGGAGTACGGCGGCAGCGGCGGCGACCATCTCGCGTACTGCCTGGTGACGGAGGAGCTGGGGCGCGGTGACTCGTCCGTGCGCGGCATCGTCTCCGTCTCGCTCGGCCTGGTCGCCAAGACGATCGCGCACTGGGGGAGCGAGGAGCAGAAGCGGCGGTGGCTGCCGGGGCTGACCTCGGGCACCGAGGTAGGCTGCTTCGGCCTCACCGAACCCGGCACCGGATCGGACGCCGGGCATCTGACCACCAGGGCGGTGCGCGACGGCGACGACTACGTCATCAACGGCACCAAGATGTTCATCACCAACGGGACATGGGCGGACGTGGTGCTGCTGTTCGCCAGGTCGACGGACGCGCCCGGCCACCGGGGCGTCACCGCCTTCCTGGTGCCGACGGACACCCCGGGGCTGACCCGCCACACCGTCCACGGCAAGCTCGGGCTGCGCGGCCAGGCCACCGCGGAACTCGTCCTGGAGGACGTCCGCGTCCCCGCGAGCGCCATGCTGGCAACGGAGGGCAAGGGGTTCTCCGTGGCCATGTCCGCCCTGGCCAAGGGGAGGATGTCGGTGGCCGCCGGCTGCGTCGGCATCGCCCAGGCCGCGCTCGACGCCGCCGTCACGTACGCGGCGCAGCGGGAGCAGTTCGGCAAGACCATCGCCCACCACCAGCTCGTCCAGGAACTGATCAGCGACATCGCCGTGGACGTGGACGCGGCGCGCCTGCTGACCTGGCGGGTCGCCGACCTCGTCGACCGCGGGCTGCCGTTCGCCACCGAGTCCTCCAAGGCCAAGCTCTTCGCCTCGGAGGCCGCCGTCCGCGCCGCGAACAACGCGCTGCAGGTCTTCGGCGGCTACGGCTACATCGACGAGTACCCGGCGGGCAAACTGCTGCGCGACGCCCGGGTGATGACCCTCTACGAGGGCACCAGCCAGATACAGAAGCTCGTCATCGGGCGTGCGCTGACCGGGGTTTCGGCCTTCTGA
- a CDS encoding YiaA/YiaB family inner membrane protein has product MTDTSVKQQSTAAFYGQAVASFSVAMVATAVGIFKLQADTWVRAFLGVAVLYLVTSCFTLAKVIRDRQEAHLAQRSYSPFEKL; this is encoded by the coding sequence ATGACTGACACATCCGTCAAGCAGCAGTCCACCGCCGCCTTCTACGGCCAGGCGGTCGCCTCCTTCTCCGTCGCCATGGTCGCGACCGCCGTCGGCATCTTCAAGCTGCAGGCCGACACCTGGGTGCGCGCTTTCCTGGGCGTCGCCGTGCTCTATCTGGTCACCTCGTGCTTCACGCTGGCCAAGGTGATCAGGGACCGGCAGGAGGCGCACCTCGCACAGCGCTCCTACAGCCCGTTCGAAAAGCTCTGA
- a CDS encoding TetR/AcrR family transcriptional regulator codes for MSTAQETAGGEMQPWAEVTPDAARRLLVAAVEAFAERGYHATTTRDIAGRAGMSPAALYIHYKTKEELLHRISRIGHDKALAIVRAAADGEGGAAERLTDAVRSFVRWHAGQHTTARVVQYELDALGPEARAEIIALRRQTDAAVRGIIEDGVAAGDFDVPDVPGTTLAVLSLCIDVARWFNVDGPRTPDEVGGLYADLVLRMVGSGA; via the coding sequence ATGAGTACGGCGCAGGAGACGGCCGGCGGCGAGATGCAGCCGTGGGCCGAGGTCACCCCGGACGCGGCCCGGCGGCTGCTCGTCGCGGCCGTGGAGGCCTTCGCCGAGCGCGGGTACCACGCGACGACGACCCGGGACATCGCCGGGCGGGCGGGCATGAGCCCGGCGGCGCTCTACATCCACTACAAGACCAAGGAAGAACTGCTTCACCGGATCAGCCGGATCGGCCACGACAAGGCCCTGGCCATCGTGCGGGCGGCGGCCGACGGCGAGGGCGGCGCGGCCGAGCGGCTCACCGACGCCGTGCGGTCCTTCGTGCGGTGGCACGCGGGACAGCACACCACCGCGCGGGTCGTGCAGTACGAACTCGACGCGCTCGGCCCCGAGGCCCGGGCCGAGATCATCGCCCTGCGGCGCCAGACCGACGCCGCGGTGCGCGGGATCATCGAGGACGGGGTCGCGGCGGGCGACTTCGACGTCCCGGACGTCCCGGGCACCACGCTCGCGGTGCTCTCGCTCTGCATCGACGTGGCCCGCTGGTTCAACGTCGACGGCCCCCGCACGCCCGACGAGGTCGGCGGGCTCTACGCCGACCTGGTCCTGCGCATGGTGGGATCCGGGGCGTAG